DNA from Deltaproteobacteria bacterium:
CGGCGTCAAAGCCAGAGCCATCGTCACTGGTCGGCTGCAGGCGAACGATCCACTCTTGTCCGCCCTTGTCCTGGCCTTTCTCCAAGCGCGATAGCTGCTGGCGAAATACCGGCCGCTGCTCCGGGCACACGAAAACCGCCAACGGCTTGCGCTGCAACGAGTCACGGCGCCGATTGAGGAGTCGCGCGGCCGCGCGGTTGGCTTCCACAATCGTGCCCGCGGCGTCAGTTAGCAGGTGGGCATCGGGAGCAAGCTCGAACAGCTCCTGGTAACGCCGGCATCGCGCTTCGAGTGCCTGCCGCGCGGCCAGCAATTCCTTACTCTCGGCTTGCGCCTCCTCCTCGGCACTGCGCAGCTTCTCCAGCGTCTCGGCCAGCGCCGCCATCGTGTTTGCGGGCAGAGCCGTACGCCGCTGGCTGCGTCCCAGCCGCTCCAACTGCACTCGCGCGGCTTTGATCTTTGCGCCGAAACGAAGCTGCGCCATGCGCGCCACCTGCCGATTCACGCCGGGGCGAGATCCCCGGTTACGAGGCAGTTGACCACGTTCGCCCACGGCAAACAAGCGACGGGCGAAGTGCAAACCGCCGCCGGGCTTCGCGCCGCCGGCCGTTCCGTGCTAAGGGACGGTGCGCTTTCTATGAACACCCTGCATGAGGAGCCGGCACTTGCCTGCGCCCCGGCGGCGCCCCCGGCGCTGACTCCGCTGCGCGTCCTGGTCGTCGAGGACTCGGAAGACGATGCCCTGTTGGTAATTGCCGAACTCCGCCGGGGCGCGTTCGAGCCGAGGTGGATGCGGGTGGAGACTGCGGAGACCATGGCGGCTGCGCTAGCGCAGCAGCCCTGGGACGTAATTCTGGCGGACTACGAGATGCCCCATTTCAGTGGACCCGCGGCGCTCAAGCTGGTGCGCGAGGCGCGCCACGATCTCCCGTTCATAATGGTGTCGGGCACCATTGGCGAAGAGGTGGCGGTGGCGATGATGCGGGCCGGTGCGCACGATTACGTGATGAAGACCAATTTGACCCGCCTGAGCGCGGCCGTGGCGCGCGAGTTGCGCGACGCCGAGGAGCGGCGCTTACGCTCCGCCGCCGAGGTCGCCCTGCGCGATAGCGAAGCCCGCTTCCAGGCTTTCATGGACCACAGTCCGGCGGTGGCCTTCATCAAGGACGACGCCGGCCGCTACGTCTACGTCAGCTCCGCTTTTGAACGGTTCTTCCAAACCACGATGGCAGCCACGCGCGGTAAGACCGATGATGACCTGTGGCCGGCGGCGGTAGCACAACGGATACGGGAAAACGACGAGGTCGTGCTCAGCCGCAACCAGGCCGTCGAGCTAACCGAAACCGTGCCGACCACCGACGGCCTGGTGCGCGACTGGGTGGTACTCAAGTTTCCCATCACCGATGCCGGCGGGCAGCGCTTTATCGGCGGCGTCGCCGTCGACGTCACCGACCGAAAGCTGGTCGAGGCCCGGGTGCAAGCGCTCGAGAAGCTGGCGCAGCAGCGCGCTCGCCTCGCTGACATCGGCGCTATCACCGCTCAAATCGTGCACGACTTGGGCAACCCGCTGGCCGGCTTGGCAATGCAAGCGCAGCTCATCTTGCACCGCGCCAAGCGTGACCCGAACCAACCGCTCAGCAGCGTCACTCAAGCGGCTGAACGCATCGTCGGTGAGGTGTTCCGCCTTGACTCGTTGATCAAGGAGTTCATGGACTTCTCCCGCGAGCAGCGGCTGGAGCTGAAACCGCTCCAGCTGTCGCGTTTCTTGCGCGAGGTGGTCAGCTTCTGGCGCCCGGTGGCCGCCGCTCGCCGGATCGATGTCGCCCTCGATGTCCCTAGGAACCTGCCGCAGTTGCTCGCCGATGAAGAGAAGCTGCGCCGGGTGTTCGAGAACTTGGTGAAGAACGCGGTCGAGGCCATCGAGATGGGGCCCGGGCGCATTCACATTGCGGTCAGTCAACCCGCACCGCAGCGCATTCGCATTTCGGTGGCCGATGACGGGCCGGGCATTCCCGAGACGGTGCAGGTGTTCCGCCTCTTCGAGACCACCAAGCGTCACGGTACCGGCCTCGGCCTGGCCATTGCCAAGCAAATCGTGCTGGCACACGGCGGCGACATCGCTTTCGAGCGGGTAAAACCCCACGGCACGGTCTTCCACGTCGAGCTGCAACAGCAGGCGCCAGGGGGATGAGGGGCAGCTGCATGACAAGGATCGCATTCCGGCCCGCGGCGGGCGGGAAGAGCGCCGGGCGCTGGCGCCGATTGCAGCCCTGGTCCGGGTTTACCAGGGGTGAGAATCCCTGCGCGCCCGGGCGGCCGCAGAGGCGTGTTCTGCGCCGGGCTGGTTGCTGGCAAGACATTTGCGGCACAGGCGGTGGCCTGGCCTCGGCGTGCGCGCCGGGCCAGTGAGTTGTCGCATGGAGGAGGCCATGAGCGTAGCCGAGATGATGAGCCAAGACGTGAAGACGTGCCGCCCGCAGGACACCTTGAACTCGGCGGCCCACTTGATGTGGGAGTTTGACTGCGGCTGTGTGCCGGTGGTCGACAGCGATAACCACGTTGTCGGCATGCTGACCGACCGCGACATCTGCATGGCCGCCTATACCCAGGGCGCCCTGCTGAGCGAGCTGGGCGTGGCCAGCGCGATGTCGAAGGAGGTATACACGTGCGGGCCGCAGGACACGCCAGCGGCGGCGGAAGAGTTGATGCGGGCGCACCAGATCCGGCGCCTGCCGGTGGTCGATGCTGCCGGCCGCCTCGTCGGCCTCGTGTCGTTGAACGACCTGGCGCGGGAAGCCGGGCGCCAGCCCGCGCGCAAGACCAAGAGGCAAGTCAAAGCCGACGAAGTGATAACTACGCTGGCTGCAATCTGTGCCCGGCGCCCCGGGCCGCAACTGAGCGCAGCGTAACTTGACCGCCCGCCACCGATGCCGCCAGTCCATCCGGCGCGCGGCCGCCGCGGCGGCGCCGCGCCCGCGACTCGCGCGTAGTCAGGAGTGACACATGCAACTGCCGTTACAGATCACTTTTCGTGAGATGGAACCGTCCGCCGCGGTCGCCGCCAAGATTCGCGAGCGCGCCGCCAAACTCGACGAATACTACGAGCGCATCATGAGCTGCCGCGTGGTGGTCGAGGCCCCGCATCGCCATCGCCACCAAGGTAAGTTGTTTCACGTCCGCATCGATCTAACCGTGCCCAACGGCGAACTGGTGGTCAAGCGCGAGCCCGCCGCTCATCACGCCCATGAAGACGTTTATGTGGCCATCCGCGATGCCTTCAATGCCGCGCAACGCCAGCTCGCGGACTATGCCCGCCGCCAGCGCCGCGACGTGAAGACCCACGAGGCGGCGCCGCCGGCCCGAGTCGCTCAGCTGTTTCCCGAAGCTGAATACGGCTTCATCGTTACCTTCGATGGCCGCGAGATCTACTTCCACAAGAACAGTGTGCTCAACCACG
Protein-coding regions in this window:
- a CDS encoding PAS domain-containing protein codes for the protein MNTLHEEPALACAPAAPPALTPLRVLVVEDSEDDALLVIAELRRGAFEPRWMRVETAETMAAALAQQPWDVILADYEMPHFSGPAALKLVREARHDLPFIMVSGTIGEEVAVAMMRAGAHDYVMKTNLTRLSAAVARELRDAEERRLRSAAEVALRDSEARFQAFMDHSPAVAFIKDDAGRYVYVSSAFERFFQTTMAATRGKTDDDLWPAAVAQRIRENDEVVLSRNQAVELTETVPTTDGLVRDWVVLKFPITDAGGQRFIGGVAVDVTDRKLVEARVQALEKLAQQRARLADIGAITAQIVHDLGNPLAGLAMQAQLILHRAKRDPNQPLSSVTQAAERIVGEVFRLDSLIKEFMDFSREQRLELKPLQLSRFLREVVSFWRPVAAARRIDVALDVPRNLPQLLADEEKLRRVFENLVKNAVEAIEMGPGRIHIAVSQPAPQRIRISVADDGPGIPETVQVFRLFETTKRHGTGLGLAIAKQIVLAHGGDIAFERVKPHGTVFHVELQQQAPGG
- a CDS encoding CBS domain-containing protein, which translates into the protein MSVAEMMSQDVKTCRPQDTLNSAAHLMWEFDCGCVPVVDSDNHVVGMLTDRDICMAAYTQGALLSELGVASAMSKEVYTCGPQDTPAAAEELMRAHQIRRLPVVDAAGRLVGLVSLNDLAREAGRQPARKTKRQVKADEVITTLAAICARRPGPQLSAA
- a CDS encoding HPF/RaiA family ribosome-associated protein, with translation MQLPLQITFREMEPSAAVAAKIRERAAKLDEYYERIMSCRVVVEAPHRHRHQGKLFHVRIDLTVPNGELVVKREPAAHHAHEDVYVAIRDAFNAAQRQLADYARRQRRDVKTHEAAPPARVAQLFPEAEYGFIVTFDGREIYFHKNSVLNHGFARLEVGTEVQFVEEQGEKGPQASTVRVVGKPRG